In Sphingomonas sp. SORGH_AS_0950, the following are encoded in one genomic region:
- a CDS encoding porin gives MSKPHRARYRVAVAMMLAACPVPAAAQTVQELQRQIDELKAQIKALTAAQQGGTAAVPVSAAPSPQPSPPPAPQIAAAPPAAPAPAASAPAPRIAIAKPPSARAPWYERLRLRGYTQLRYNGILDEQDAPSDTGSRLRSVHDSSINEDGGFLLRRVRLVLQGDITERLQLYFQHDFGTAVNNQSSTERRENFGQLRDVYVDWFLDPERRLRLRFGQSKVPFGWENLQSSSNRLTLDRSDAINSGVPGERDVGINAYFTPDAVQAIWDRLSKKKQKLFGNYGAFGLAVYNGQGTNRPERNDRLMKVAMATWPFALDGLGPLFRGQVLEVGGSAMFNRYRPELRSGGISPISYRDDRVGVHAILYPQPFGIQTEWMTGHGPQYDLGLRAVRSSPLGGGYVQLMMDAGKTPVGRMIPYARWQHYRGGWKANVDAPRLETDEWELGTEIQLVEALELTLAYARMERREADARRTGRATGDLIRTQLQFTY, from the coding sequence ATGTCGAAACCCCATCGGGCCCGGTACCGGGTCGCCGTCGCGATGATGCTGGCGGCCTGTCCGGTGCCCGCCGCCGCGCAGACGGTGCAGGAGTTGCAGCGCCAGATCGACGAGCTGAAGGCGCAGATCAAGGCGCTGACCGCCGCGCAGCAGGGCGGGACGGCGGCCGTCCCGGTGTCGGCCGCGCCGTCCCCCCAGCCATCGCCGCCCCCCGCGCCGCAGATCGCCGCCGCGCCGCCCGCCGCGCCGGCACCGGCGGCCAGCGCCCCGGCTCCGCGCATCGCGATCGCCAAACCGCCATCGGCGCGCGCGCCCTGGTATGAGCGGCTGCGCCTGCGCGGCTATACCCAGTTGCGCTATAACGGGATTCTCGACGAGCAGGATGCGCCCTCCGACACCGGATCGCGGCTGCGTTCGGTGCATGACAGTTCGATCAACGAGGATGGCGGATTCCTCCTGCGCCGGGTCCGGCTGGTCCTGCAAGGCGACATCACCGAGCGGTTGCAGCTCTATTTCCAGCATGACTTCGGTACGGCGGTGAACAACCAGTCGAGCACCGAGCGGCGCGAGAATTTCGGCCAGCTGCGCGATGTGTATGTCGACTGGTTCCTCGACCCCGAACGGCGGCTGCGGCTGCGCTTCGGCCAGTCGAAGGTGCCGTTCGGCTGGGAAAATCTGCAATCCTCGTCCAACCGGCTGACGCTGGACCGGTCGGATGCGATCAACAGCGGCGTGCCTGGCGAGCGCGATGTCGGCATCAACGCCTATTTCACCCCCGATGCGGTGCAGGCGATCTGGGACCGGCTGTCGAAGAAGAAGCAGAAGCTGTTCGGCAATTACGGCGCGTTCGGGCTGGCGGTCTATAACGGCCAGGGCACCAACCGGCCGGAGCGCAACGACCGGCTGATGAAGGTCGCGATGGCGACCTGGCCCTTCGCGCTCGACGGCCTGGGGCCGTTGTTCCGGGGGCAGGTGCTGGAGGTCGGCGGATCGGCGATGTTCAACCGCTATCGCCCCGAATTGCGCAGCGGCGGGATCAGCCCGATCAGCTATCGCGACGACCGGGTCGGCGTCCATGCCATCCTCTATCCGCAGCCCTTCGGCATCCAGACCGAATGGATGACCGGCCATGGCCCGCAATATGACCTGGGGCTGCGCGCGGTGCGGAGCAGCCCGCTGGGCGGCGGCTATGTCCAGCTGATGATGGACGCGGGCAAGACCCCGGTCGGCCGCATGATCCCCTATGCCCGGTGGCAACATTATCGCGGCGGGTGGAAGGCCAATGTCGATGCGCCGCGCCTGGAAACCGACGAGTGGGAGCTGGGCACCGAGATCCAGCTGGTCGAGGCGCTGGAGCTGACGCTGGCCTATGCGCGGATGGAGCGGCGCGAGGCCGATGCCCGGCGCACCGGCCGCGCGACCGGCGACCTGATCCGCACCCAGCTGCAATTCACCTATTGA
- a CDS encoding BLUF domain-containing protein translates to MLRQLVYISSVKGPAAAIDPEAILQASRRNNARAGVTGLLYYDGRRFLQALEGEAAAVERVYRHIAADSRHHALVILSDRTVDAREFGDWAMGYATKGEDKARLVARIAGMAATASPEIRATFESFAGLKRLF, encoded by the coding sequence ATGTTGCGCCAGCTCGTCTATATCAGCAGCGTGAAGGGCCCGGCGGCGGCGATCGATCCCGAGGCGATCCTGCAGGCGTCGCGCCGCAACAATGCGCGGGCGGGGGTGACGGGGCTGCTCTATTATGACGGTCGGCGTTTCCTCCAGGCGCTGGAGGGCGAGGCGGCGGCGGTGGAGCGGGTCTATCGCCATATCGCGGCGGACTCGCGTCACCATGCCCTGGTGATCCTGTCCGACCGGACGGTGGACGCCCGCGAGTTTGGCGACTGGGCGATGGGCTATGCGACCAAGGGCGAGGACAAGGCCAGGCTGGTCGCGCGCATCGCGGGTATGGCGGCGACGGCGTCGCCCGAGATCCGGGCCACGTTCGAGAGTTTCGCGGGGCTGAAGCGTCTGTTCTGA
- the ilvC gene encoding ketol-acid reductoisomerase, whose protein sequence is MRVYYDRDADLNLISEKNIAILGYGSQGHAHAQNLRDSGVKNVAIALRPGSASAAKAEAAGFKVLSNQEAAAWADILMILAPDEHQAAIYDADIKGKMKPGAALAFAHGLNVHFGLIEPPADIDVIMIAPKGPGHTVRSEYVRGGGVPCLIAIHQDASGNAHDVALAYASGVGGGRSGIIETNFREECETDLFGEQAVLCGGATALVQAGFETLVEAGYAPEMAYFECLHELKLIVDLMYEGGIANMRYSISNTAEYGDIKTGPRIITEETKKEMKRVLADIQSGRFVKDFVLDNRAGQPELKASRIAAKRHQIEQVGSELRAMMPWIGANKLVDKAKN, encoded by the coding sequence ATGCGTGTGTATTACGATCGCGACGCCGATCTGAACCTGATCTCCGAAAAGAACATCGCCATTCTGGGCTACGGCTCGCAGGGCCATGCCCATGCGCAGAACCTGCGCGATTCGGGCGTCAAGAATGTCGCGATCGCGCTGCGCCCCGGTTCGGCCTCGGCCGCCAAGGCGGAAGCGGCGGGCTTCAAGGTCCTGTCGAACCAGGAAGCGGCCGCCTGGGCCGACATCCTGATGATCCTGGCCCCCGACGAGCATCAGGCCGCGATCTATGACGCCGACATCAAGGGCAAGATGAAGCCCGGCGCCGCGCTCGCCTTCGCGCACGGCCTGAACGTGCATTTCGGCCTGATCGAGCCGCCCGCGGACATCGACGTCATCATGATCGCGCCCAAGGGCCCCGGCCACACGGTGCGCAGCGAATATGTGCGCGGCGGCGGCGTGCCCTGCCTGATCGCGATCCATCAGGACGCCAGCGGCAACGCGCATGACGTGGCGCTCGCTTACGCCTCGGGCGTCGGCGGCGGTCGCTCGGGCATCATCGAGACCAACTTCCGCGAAGAGTGCGAAACCGACCTGTTCGGCGAGCAGGCCGTGCTGTGCGGCGGCGCGACCGCGCTGGTCCAGGCGGGCTTCGAGACGCTGGTCGAGGCGGGCTACGCCCCCGAAATGGCCTATTTCGAGTGCCTTCACGAGCTGAAGCTGATCGTCGACCTGATGTATGAGGGCGGCATCGCCAACATGCGCTACTCGATCTCGAACACCGCCGAATATGGCGACATCAAGACCGGCCCGCGCATCATCACCGAAGAGACCAAGAAGGAAATGAAGCGCGTCCTGGCCGACATCCAGTCGGGCCGCTTCGTGAAGGACTTCGTCCTCGACAACCGCGCCGGCCAGCCCGAACTGAAGGCCAGCCGCATCGCCGCCAAGCGCCACCAGATCGAACAGGTCGGCAGCGAACTGCGCGCGATGATGCCGTGGATCGGCGCGAACAAGCTGGTGGACAAGGCGAAGAATTGA
- a CDS encoding YceI family protein, translated as MRFVLPAAMALVLAAPAIAQTAPAGMPGAPVASRVVADTYAVDPAHTQVTWSLNHMGFSMLEGQFGASEGTLTLDPAKPQAAKVDVTFKIDNLSVTAAPFANHLKSKDFFDAATYPTARFVSTGVKVMGTKAVITGNLTIKDQTKPVTLNATFFGAGTNPMSKKLNIGFRATAKIKRSDFGVGAYVPVVGDDVDLVINAAFTAQ; from the coding sequence ATGCGTTTCGTCCTTCCCGCCGCCATGGCGCTCGTCCTCGCCGCCCCGGCCATTGCCCAGACCGCTCCGGCGGGCATGCCCGGCGCGCCGGTCGCCTCGCGCGTCGTCGCGGACACCTATGCCGTCGACCCCGCGCATACCCAGGTCACCTGGTCGCTCAACCATATGGGCTTCTCGATGCTCGAGGGGCAGTTCGGCGCGTCCGAAGGCACGCTGACCCTCGACCCGGCCAAGCCACAGGCCGCCAAGGTCGACGTGACCTTCAAGATCGACAATCTGTCGGTCACCGCCGCCCCCTTCGCCAATCACCTGAAGTCGAAGGACTTCTTCGACGCCGCCACCTATCCGACCGCGCGCTTCGTCTCGACCGGCGTCAAGGTCATGGGCACCAAGGCGGTCATCACCGGCAACCTGACCATCAAGGACCAGACCAAGCCGGTCACGCTGAACGCGACCTTCTTCGGTGCGGGCACCAATCCGATGTCCAAGAAGCTGAACATCGGCTTCCGCGCGACCGCCAAGATCAAGCGTTCGGACTTCGGCGTCGGCGCCTATGTGCCGGTCGTGGGTGACGATGTGGACCTGGTGATCAACGCGGCCTTCACCGCGCAGTAA
- a CDS encoding dihydroneopterin aldolase, with translation MSATYTILLDDLRVAMRLGIHPHEAEPQPVTLSVAMTVTYPAAPSADRIEEVLDYDFLRESILAMAGGPGFALQESLCEAVAALCLADRRVVKVRVRSMKTGIYPDARVGCEIERTR, from the coding sequence ATGAGCGCGACCTATACGATCCTGCTCGACGATCTGCGGGTCGCGATGCGCCTGGGTATCCATCCGCACGAGGCCGAGCCCCAGCCGGTCACCCTGTCGGTCGCGATGACCGTCACCTATCCCGCCGCCCCCAGCGCCGACCGGATCGAGGAGGTGCTGGACTATGATTTCCTGCGCGAGTCGATCCTGGCGATGGCAGGGGGGCCGGGCTTCGCGCTTCAGGAAAGCCTGTGCGAGGCGGTGGCGGCGCTGTGCCTTGCCGACCGGCGGGTGGTGAAGGTCCGGGTGCGGTCGATGAAGACCGGCATCTATCCCGATGCGCGGGTGGGATGCGAGATCGAACGGACGCGCTGA
- the leuA gene encoding 2-isopropylmalate synthase — protein sequence MLRDPSTKYRPFPAIALPDRQWPNRTITRAPRWLSTDLRDGNQALIDPMDAEKKTRMFDLLVKVGLKEIEVGFPSAGATEFDFISGLIKNDRIPDDVTIQVLTQSRRDLIERSFESLEGARTAIVHLYNAVSPAWRKIVFGMTRDEVRQIAVEGAKILRDEAAKRPDTDWFFEYSPETFSTAELDFSVEVCAAVMDVLKPTPDHPLILNLPATVECATPNVYADQIEWFGRNIPNRESVVISLHTHNDRGTGVAAAELGVMAGADRVEGCLLGNGERTGNCDLVTVALNMYTQGVDPGLDLSDIDEVVNTVQYCTNLPVHPRTPYAGDLVFTAFSGSHQDAIKKGFSAQAARNDDLWEVPYLPIDPADLGRSYEAVIRVNSQSGKGGVAWVIEQDKGLKLPKRLQADFSRHVQAMADATSRELNAADIWAGFEATYLPRGDDRFVLRDYEESGSAGQRIFVGRVQVDGEEKSISGRGNGLISSVIAALADTTGPALEVVDYNEHAIGHGADAQAAAYVEARTADGRTVFGVGLDTDIATASVRAVLSAANRA from the coding sequence ATGTTGCGCGACCCTTCGACCAAGTACCGCCCCTTCCCCGCAATCGCCCTGCCCGACCGGCAATGGCCGAACCGCACCATCACGCGCGCGCCGCGCTGGCTGTCGACGGACTTGCGCGACGGCAACCAGGCGTTGATCGACCCGATGGACGCCGAGAAGAAGACGCGGATGTTCGACCTGCTGGTCAAGGTCGGGCTGAAGGAGATCGAGGTCGGCTTCCCCAGCGCGGGCGCGACCGAGTTCGACTTCATCTCGGGCCTGATCAAGAACGATCGCATCCCCGACGACGTGACGATCCAGGTGCTGACCCAGTCGCGCCGCGACCTGATCGAGCGCAGCTTCGAAAGCCTGGAGGGCGCGCGTACCGCGATCGTCCATCTCTACAACGCGGTCAGCCCGGCCTGGCGCAAAATCGTGTTCGGCATGACCCGCGACGAGGTGCGCCAGATCGCGGTCGAGGGCGCCAAGATCCTGCGCGACGAGGCGGCCAAGCGCCCGGACACCGATTGGTTCTTCGAATACAGCCCCGAAACCTTCTCGACCGCCGAGCTGGATTTCTCGGTCGAGGTCTGCGCCGCCGTCATGGACGTGCTGAAGCCGACGCCCGACCACCCGCTGATCCTGAACCTGCCTGCCACCGTCGAGTGTGCGACACCCAATGTCTATGCCGACCAGATCGAATGGTTCGGGCGCAACATCCCCAACCGCGAGTCGGTGGTCATCTCGCTCCACACCCATAACGATCGCGGCACCGGCGTCGCCGCCGCCGAGCTGGGCGTGATGGCGGGGGCGGACCGGGTCGAGGGCTGTCTGCTGGGCAATGGCGAGCGGACCGGCAATTGCGATCTCGTGACCGTCGCGCTCAACATGTACACGCAAGGGGTCGATCCGGGGCTGGACCTGTCCGACATCGACGAGGTGGTGAACACGGTGCAATATTGCACCAACCTGCCCGTCCATCCGCGCACCCCCTATGCGGGCGATCTGGTCTTCACCGCCTTTTCGGGCAGCCATCAGGACGCGATCAAAAAGGGCTTTTCCGCGCAGGCCGCGCGCAACGACGATCTGTGGGAAGTCCCCTACCTCCCCATCGACCCCGCCGATCTGGGCCGCTCTTACGAAGCGGTCATCCGCGTCAATTCGCAATCGGGCAAGGGCGGCGTCGCCTGGGTGATCGAGCAGGACAAGGGGCTGAAGCTGCCCAAGCGGCTCCAGGCGGATTTCAGCCGCCATGTCCAGGCGATGGCCGATGCGACCAGCCGCGAACTCAACGCCGCCGACATCTGGGCCGGGTTCGAGGCGACCTATCTGCCGCGCGGCGACGACCGCTTCGTCCTGCGCGACTATGAGGAAAGCGGCTCGGCCGGGCAGCGTATCTTCGTCGGTCGCGTCCAGGTGGACGGCGAGGAGAAGTCGATCTCGGGGCGCGGCAACGGCCTGATCTCCAGCGTGATCGCGGCGCTGGCCGACACCACCGGCCCCGCGCTCGAGGTCGTCGACTATAATGAGCATGCGATCGGCCACGGTGCCGATGCGCAGGCCGCCGCCTATGTCGAGGCGCGGACCGCCGATGGCCGGACCGTCTTCGGCGTCGGGCTGGACACCGACATCGCCACCGCCAGCGTCCGCGCGGTGCTGTCCGCCGCCAACCGGGCCTGA